One genomic segment of Equus przewalskii isolate Varuska chromosome 13, EquPr2, whole genome shotgun sequence includes these proteins:
- the FAM151B gene encoding protein FAM151B isoform X1, which translates to MTATAGGPGSWSENILEYFLRSNQITAEDGAQITWYHAANHKAQVNEALKSTAHMIEADVLLPSDGSEHGQPIMAHPPERNSDNTLQEWLAEVVKSNKGIKLDFKSLAAVEPSLMLLENVKRHLKRPVWINADILPGPNGHSRVVDAKPFIDTVTSFFPDVTLSLGWTTGWHPEKVNEGYSWTMVKEMEYICNELNQPVTFPVRAALVRQSCSQLLWLLKKSHRYSLTIWTGKNDNYSTEDLLFIRDHFDKKQVFYDILEPQNHEFKQAIGIKVNL; encoded by the exons ATGACAGCGACGGCGGGCGGCCCTG GATCTTGGAGTGAAAATATACTGGAATATTTTCTGAGAAGTAACCAGATCACAGCGGAGGATGGCGCCCAGATCACCTGGTACCATGCCGCTAACCACAAGGCCCAAGTGAATGAGGCGCTGAAAA GTACTGCTCACATGATAGAAGCCGATGTCCTTCTTCCAAGTGATGGATCAGAACATGGCCAGCCAATCATGGCCCATCCTCCTGAAAGAAACAGTGATAATACCCTACAGGAATGGCTAGCTGAAGTTGTGAAGAGCAATAAAGGCATCAAGCTGGATTTCAAGAG TCTGGCAGCTGTCGAGCCATCCCTGATGCTCTTGGAGAATGTGAAGAGGCATCTGAAGCGTCCCGTGTGGATTAATGCTGATATTCTTCCTGGTCCAAATGGACATAGCAGAGTAGTGGATGCAAAACCTTTCATAGACACTGTGACATCCTTCTTTCCAGATGTGACACTTTCCCTGGGTTGGACAACAGGATGGCATCCTGAGAAAGTCAATGaag gttACAGTTGGACAATGGTGAAAGAGATGGAATATATATGCAATGAGCTAAACCAGCCTGTGACGTTTCCTGTCAGAGCAGCGTTAGTCCGGCAGTCTTGTTCTCAGTTACTTTGGCTGTTAAAGAAATCACACAG GTACAGTCTGACTATTTGGACTGGAAAAAATGATAACTATTCCACTGAAGATTTGCTTTTTATTAGAGACCATTTTGACAAAAAACAAGTTTTCTATGACATCTTGGAACCACAAAACCATGAATTTAAACAAGCCATTGGAATCAAAGTTAATCTCTAA
- the FAM151B gene encoding protein FAM151B isoform X4, producing the protein MIEADVLLPSDGSEHGQPIMAHPPERNSDNTLQEWLAEVVKSNKGIKLDFKSLAAVEPSLMLLENVKRHLKRPVWINADILPGPNGHSRVVDAKPFIDTVTSFFPDVTLSLGWTTGWHPEKVNEGYSWTMVKEMEYICNELNQPVTFPVRAALVRQSCSQLLWLLKKSHRYSLTIWTGKNDNYSTEDLLFIRDHFDKKQVFYDILEPQNHEFKQAIGIKVNL; encoded by the exons ATGATAGAAGCCGATGTCCTTCTTCCAAGTGATGGATCAGAACATGGCCAGCCAATCATGGCCCATCCTCCTGAAAGAAACAGTGATAATACCCTACAGGAATGGCTAGCTGAAGTTGTGAAGAGCAATAAAGGCATCAAGCTGGATTTCAAGAG TCTGGCAGCTGTCGAGCCATCCCTGATGCTCTTGGAGAATGTGAAGAGGCATCTGAAGCGTCCCGTGTGGATTAATGCTGATATTCTTCCTGGTCCAAATGGACATAGCAGAGTAGTGGATGCAAAACCTTTCATAGACACTGTGACATCCTTCTTTCCAGATGTGACACTTTCCCTGGGTTGGACAACAGGATGGCATCCTGAGAAAGTCAATGaag gttACAGTTGGACAATGGTGAAAGAGATGGAATATATATGCAATGAGCTAAACCAGCCTGTGACGTTTCCTGTCAGAGCAGCGTTAGTCCGGCAGTCTTGTTCTCAGTTACTTTGGCTGTTAAAGAAATCACACAG GTACAGTCTGACTATTTGGACTGGAAAAAATGATAACTATTCCACTGAAGATTTGCTTTTTATTAGAGACCATTTTGACAAAAAACAAGTTTTCTATGACATCTTGGAACCACAAAACCATGAATTTAAACAAGCCATTGGAATCAAAGTTAATCTCTAA
- the FAM151B gene encoding protein FAM151B isoform X3, which translates to MFAGTAHMIEADVLLPSDGSEHGQPIMAHPPERNSDNTLQEWLAEVVKSNKGIKLDFKSLAAVEPSLMLLENVKRHLKRPVWINADILPGPNGHSRVVDAKPFIDTVTSFFPDVTLSLGWTTGWHPEKVNEGYSWTMVKEMEYICNELNQPVTFPVRAALVRQSCSQLLWLLKKSHRYSLTIWTGKNDNYSTEDLLFIRDHFDKKQVFYDILEPQNHEFKQAIGIKVNL; encoded by the exons ATGTTTGCAG GTACTGCTCACATGATAGAAGCCGATGTCCTTCTTCCAAGTGATGGATCAGAACATGGCCAGCCAATCATGGCCCATCCTCCTGAAAGAAACAGTGATAATACCCTACAGGAATGGCTAGCTGAAGTTGTGAAGAGCAATAAAGGCATCAAGCTGGATTTCAAGAG TCTGGCAGCTGTCGAGCCATCCCTGATGCTCTTGGAGAATGTGAAGAGGCATCTGAAGCGTCCCGTGTGGATTAATGCTGATATTCTTCCTGGTCCAAATGGACATAGCAGAGTAGTGGATGCAAAACCTTTCATAGACACTGTGACATCCTTCTTTCCAGATGTGACACTTTCCCTGGGTTGGACAACAGGATGGCATCCTGAGAAAGTCAATGaag gttACAGTTGGACAATGGTGAAAGAGATGGAATATATATGCAATGAGCTAAACCAGCCTGTGACGTTTCCTGTCAGAGCAGCGTTAGTCCGGCAGTCTTGTTCTCAGTTACTTTGGCTGTTAAAGAAATCACACAG GTACAGTCTGACTATTTGGACTGGAAAAAATGATAACTATTCCACTGAAGATTTGCTTTTTATTAGAGACCATTTTGACAAAAAACAAGTTTTCTATGACATCTTGGAACCACAAAACCATGAATTTAAACAAGCCATTGGAATCAAAGTTAATCTCTAA
- the FAM151B gene encoding protein FAM151B isoform X2, with product MTATAGGPGSWSENILEYFLRSNQITAEDGAQITWYHAANHKAQVNEALKSTAHMIEADVLLPSDGSEHGQPIMAHPPERNSDNTLQEWLAEVVKSNKGIKLDFKSLAAVEPSLMLLENVKRHLKRPVWINADILPGPNGHSRVVDAKPFIDTVTSFFPDVTLSLGWTTGWHPEKVNEGYSWTMVKEMEYICNELNQPVTFPVRAALVRQSCSQLLWLLKKSHRFVTVVLK from the exons ATGACAGCGACGGCGGGCGGCCCTG GATCTTGGAGTGAAAATATACTGGAATATTTTCTGAGAAGTAACCAGATCACAGCGGAGGATGGCGCCCAGATCACCTGGTACCATGCCGCTAACCACAAGGCCCAAGTGAATGAGGCGCTGAAAA GTACTGCTCACATGATAGAAGCCGATGTCCTTCTTCCAAGTGATGGATCAGAACATGGCCAGCCAATCATGGCCCATCCTCCTGAAAGAAACAGTGATAATACCCTACAGGAATGGCTAGCTGAAGTTGTGAAGAGCAATAAAGGCATCAAGCTGGATTTCAAGAG TCTGGCAGCTGTCGAGCCATCCCTGATGCTCTTGGAGAATGTGAAGAGGCATCTGAAGCGTCCCGTGTGGATTAATGCTGATATTCTTCCTGGTCCAAATGGACATAGCAGAGTAGTGGATGCAAAACCTTTCATAGACACTGTGACATCCTTCTTTCCAGATGTGACACTTTCCCTGGGTTGGACAACAGGATGGCATCCTGAGAAAGTCAATGaag gttACAGTTGGACAATGGTGAAAGAGATGGAATATATATGCAATGAGCTAAACCAGCCTGTGACGTTTCCTGTCAGAGCAGCGTTAGTCCGGCAGTCTTGTTCTCAGTTACTTTGGCTGTTAAAGAAATCACACAG GTTTGTCACCGTGGTGCTCAAATAA